TAAAGGAGCTGTTGGGGACAACTGAAGATGCTAATTTAATGGATGTCGCTCATAAATCCTTGATTGAAGAATTCTCTGAAGTTTTCCAGCTTTCTCTTGATTACAGATTAATCTCTGAATTGGACCTTCCTGAGGGAAGGTCATGAAGTTTGTTTGCAGGGGTGTCATTCTTCTGAAAAAGCACTCATCGCTGATTTATCACTGAGAAACATCAGATTGTACATACGCACTTGGCATGGTGGAAACCATAGTCGCTATTCACAAATCGTTAGGAGCATGTTTTGTTGCTATATCCGGCAGCCTCATTCCATAGTCGCTCTTCTGAAAATGCAAGGATGTATATTTTTGTGGCAAGCTCGATagttgttttatttttcctttttttttttggcctacAGACATTTATTCTggcttttttttcatttattaaaAATGCCCGCTAAAACTCCAGCTACCCAAAACATTTAAGGATTGGTGATTGCaggttttgcatataatcaCCATTTACACGGAGTACTGTGAGGAAAGCTGTATATGTAATGAGTTGTATGTTATCAATTTattgattaaaacatattaCTACTCATAAGTTTTTTTATATCATGAATAAGCTGTATTTGCATAACCAAACATTTAAATcacaattatttttctaaaatattaaaTTGTTGTAGTGAGACCTTTGGTTGGTTTAAAGCGGAGCTGAAAGGTGGACGGGAAGGACAGAGACGACGAAATACGACAGAAGTTGAACATTATAAGCAAACCCCATATTTCAAACATCCAAAACTCGTCTCCAAAATATTTTGcttttttcaccaaaaaaaccaTGCTGTGAGTTATTAAAAAAGATTTAATATAGATTCAAGAATGTAGTTATCGTCCCATGAAGATTATGAAtcagttttttttattattgtttaTGAATCAGTGTTTCATAGCTGAAGATTTTCAAAAGGCTGGTGTTCCTTACTGATTGCTTTCTACCTCATGAGGTGCGGGAGTCTCATCCTCACAAGGGCAAGgctatttttgtaactttccgTTTGGTTCATCCTTTGGCAAGCAGCGACTTATCATCCGGTGGGATTGGAACAGAGTTTCCCTGCCTCTCTGATACGATGACCTCAACTGCTGCCACAGCCACTCTGTTGAACTCCCTTTTCCCGGCCAAGATGGTCAGTTCAGAAGAACACCCATTTGGTCGCTCTTATCCCTCAAAGAATGCCGGATTTTATCCAAATTGCTTCCCTCGTAACAAGAAGATGGCACCTCTAACTCTAAGAGAACCCAAGCTCCCAGTTGCCACCTCCGATGCAAGCACTGTAGCTAGATATTCTTCACAGATGGCATCCCAATCACAAGGCGCAGACAGTCTAAATAATATTCTAGAAAGTTTATGCAAGGAAGGAAGAATTGAAGCAGCCTTTCAAATGGCAGACCAAATGGCCACACAGGGAGCTTCAGCACAACCTGCGAACCTCGTTCTTTTACTCCAAGCTTGTATCGAGTCCCGCTCGTTGGCTTCAGTGAGGAGAGCCCACCAGATTATAATGAGGAGGTCCCCATCTATATGCAGTTCACCAATCCTTCACAATTTGGCCTCTGTGTATTGTAAGCTCGGAAGCACCAAAGAAGCTCACCAACTGTTAAACAAAATGCTCGAACACGGACACCGGGGCTCTTCGAAGGCTCCTTCCGGTCTGAAATTTATGGAGAGAGGGGTCAGCAACGGTGGTTGGAACGCGAAAAGGAGAGAGGCATTTGAGAAGGTGAGGGAGCTGCATAAGGAGATGAGGGCGGCAGGCTACGTGCCGGACACAAGGTACGTGCTCCATGACATTGATGAGGAGGCGAAGGAGAAGGCGCTGATGTATCACAGCGAGAGGCTGGCCATTGGTTACGGGCTTATAAGCACGCCGCCAGGGACCACCCTGAGGATCATGAAGAACCTCAGGATCTGTGGTGACTGCCACAATGCCATCAAGATCATGTCCAAGGTTGTGGAGCGGGAGATCATTGTTAGGGACAACAAGCGGTTCCACCACTTCAAGGATGGGGTATGTTCTTGTAGAGATTATTGGTGAGAGATTTGTACGAAAACTGTTCTGTATTGGTTAAAAGTTCTTTAGGTAGGTTCTCAGGAGTGTAGTTATAACAACGCTATTGTTATGCTGCATCGGTCATGAGTACATCAGCTGTTGAACTCTTGAGGTTATGTGTTCATTGTGATCAGTCAGTGATTCAACaactaaaaattttgaaaaattctttttGTAATAATGCCATTCTAGCATATCGTAAACCTTTTCAGAGTCTAATTTCAGTAGGATTCTTTATTGGCAACACAATTACAGAGCACGCTAAGCTTACAGAGAACAACAAAAACTGCAGTCTTACTTCATTAATCTATTGCAGAAACGTTTCAAACAGCAAGCAGACCGGAGACCTTAACAGAAGCGTCGACTTATGTCGACATGTTTCTTTATTCTTGTTAAAGACCAGAGGTTTATTAAGCATTGCTATAACTTTTATTGTAGCAATGCCAATTACTTCTAAATACACTGCAGTTTCCTTCAGCCTCCCTTCTAACCATTTGCATCCTTTATTCTTCCATCATATCATCATGCAATTCCACAACCAGTTGCTCCCATCCTTGGAATCAGGCACTAGTTTTATCTGCATGTCATCATCGAAGAGCAATTGTAACCAATGATTTGAAGTGATTCCTCAAAACTGAGGTCGGATATAAAGCAATAAACGAAAGCAAGAAAGTTTTTATCGGATTAAGTAGCAATTCATCTCACTTTCGTTCGAGCTAGTGGCAGGTGAGGTCTTGGAGGGCATCGGAACTCCCGGCCATGGTCGACACATGCAGTGCTTTCCTTTCTCGATGCTACTGTAAACAGAGGCAGCATGCTGCCCACAACCACCCCAGGTAACGTTCCCACACTGCTTGCAGTCCACCTTAAAGC
The sequence above is drawn from the Phoenix dactylifera cultivar Barhee BC4 unplaced genomic scaffold, palm_55x_up_171113_PBpolish2nd_filt_p 000007F, whole genome shotgun sequence genome and encodes:
- the LOC103721177 gene encoding pentatricopeptide repeat-containing protein At2g22070 — protein: MTSTAATATLLNSLFPAKMVSSEEHPFGRSYPSKNAGFYPNCFPRNKKMAPLTLREPKLPVATSDASTVARYSSQMASQSQGADSLNNILESLCKEGRIEAAFQMADQMATQGASAQPANLVLLLQACIESRSLASVRRAHQIIMRRSPSICSSPILHNLASVYCKLGSTKEAHQLLNKMLEHGHRGSSKAPSGLKFMERGVSNGGWNAKRREAFEKVRELHKEMRAAGYVPDTRYVLHDIDEEAKEKALMYHSERLAIGYGLISTPPGTTLRIMKNLRICGDCHNAIKIMSKVVEREIIVRDNKRFHHFKDGVCSCRDYW